One segment of Acidobacteriota bacterium DNA contains the following:
- a CDS encoding DUF2304 domain-containing protein: MTFVQIFTTAINGLLLLAIIHFLRREKLKEKYSLLWLAAIVCIQVLILSEGWLNRLAQLVGIYYPPSLVFYLAILFLFAIVLHQGLAMSKLTRQNQVLAQRLALLEARLEYRSTLGDEAPPAGD; encoded by the coding sequence ATGACGTTTGTCCAGATCTTCACCACGGCGATCAACGGCCTGCTCCTGCTGGCCATCATTCATTTCCTCAGGCGGGAGAAGCTGAAGGAAAAATACTCCCTCCTCTGGCTGGCCGCCATCGTCTGCATCCAGGTGCTCATCCTGTCGGAAGGCTGGCTGAACCGGCTGGCCCAGCTCGTCGGAATCTACTATCCCCCGTCGCTTGTGTTCTATCTGGCGATCCTGTTCCTGTTCGCGATTGTGCTGCACCAGGGGCTGGCGATGTCCAAACTGACCCGTCAAAATCAGGTGCTGGCCCAGCGGCTGGCTTTGCTGGAAGCCCGACTGGAGTATCGGTCGACGTTGGGAGACGAGGCGCCGCCGGCTGGGGACTGA
- a CDS encoding asparaginase translates to MSQMHHINIVFTGGTIEKIYDEVQGGIDNIESWIDREFPPLRLPYVRLHSLRLMNIDSLQMTDEHRQVIAQTIQRLQEDGRPIVITHGTDTMVDTGRYIKSHLPQIKVPIVLTGAMLPLVVQNSDGIQNLTEALFATKFLPAGIHIVFHNEVYDVDRVRKNRQAKTFERIENSGQ, encoded by the coding sequence ATGAGCCAGATGCATCACATCAACATCGTCTTCACGGGTGGGACCATCGAAAAGATCTACGATGAGGTCCAGGGCGGCATCGACAACATCGAGAGCTGGATCGACCGCGAATTCCCGCCGCTGCGGCTTCCTTACGTCCGGCTGCATTCGCTGCGGCTCATGAACATCGACAGCCTCCAAATGACCGACGAGCACCGGCAGGTCATCGCCCAGACCATCCAGCGCCTCCAGGAAGACGGCCGGCCCATCGTCATCACCCACGGCACGGACACAATGGTGGACACCGGCCGCTACATCAAATCGCACCTGCCGCAGATCAAGGTCCCCATCGTCCTGACCGGCGCCATGCTGCCGCTGGTGGTGCAGAACAGCGACGGCATTCAGAACCTCACCGAGGCGCTGTTCGCCACGAAATTCCTCCCCGCCGGCATCCACATCGTCTTCCACAACGAGGTCTACGACGTGGACCGGGTCCGTAAAAACCGCCAGGCCAAAACCTTCGAACGGATTGAGAACAGCGGGCAGTGA
- a CDS encoding glycosyltransferase family 2 protein — MIRPFDPREVLFLIPAFNEEGNLGAVLDELHREFPAATLLVIDDGSTDRTAAVARAHGAIVVTLPFNMGIGAAIQTGIAYALAEGFHWVLRLDGDGQHDPSDIHRFFDHLRRQPADLLIGSRFLSRAGFQSSWLRRLAIGFLCRLIRTLTGFRVTDATSGFHLYSHRAMQRLCRLYPDDYPEPEVIIMLYKWKMCVDEVPVTMRERSAGMSSITFLRSGYYMVKVTLAILIDMIRY; from the coding sequence ATGATCCGGCCGTTCGATCCCCGGGAAGTGCTCTTTCTAATCCCCGCGTTCAACGAGGAGGGGAATCTCGGCGCCGTCCTGGACGAACTCCACCGCGAGTTTCCCGCGGCGACCCTGCTGGTGATCGACGACGGGTCCACCGATCGGACCGCTGCCGTGGCGCGCGCCCACGGGGCGATCGTCGTCACGTTGCCGTTCAACATGGGTATCGGCGCCGCCATCCAAACCGGAATCGCGTACGCGCTGGCCGAAGGATTCCACTGGGTGCTCCGCCTGGACGGCGACGGCCAGCATGATCCGAGCGACATTCACCGCTTCTTCGATCATCTCCGCCGTCAACCGGCGGACCTGTTGATCGGTTCCCGCTTTCTCTCCCGCGCCGGTTTTCAATCTTCCTGGCTGAGGCGGCTCGCCATCGGTTTCCTCTGCCGGCTGATCCGGACGCTGACGGGATTTCGGGTGACCGATGCCACGTCGGGGTTCCACCTGTACAGCCACCGGGCCATGCAGCGTCTCTGCCGCCTCTACCCCGACGACTATCCGGAGCCCGAGGTCATCATCATGCTGTACAAATGGAAGATGTGCGTCGACGAGGTGCCGGTGACCATGCGGGAGCGTTCCGCCGGCATGTCGTCGATCACGTTCCTGCGCTCCGGGTATTACATGGTGAAAGTGACGCTGGCCATCCTGATCGATATGATCCGCTACTGA